One Helianthus annuus cultivar XRQ/B chromosome 12, HanXRQr2.0-SUNRISE, whole genome shotgun sequence genomic region harbors:
- the LOC110895743 gene encoding protein TRIGALACTOSYLDIACYLGLYCEROL 2, chloroplastic, which produces MVANSAVNIPICPTMLPAKWVSPKSQFTALTYTFPSKPPKFTVKSASQDTENSQQPSSSSSSDSSNKKNPLAVVVDIPRTIWKQTLRPLSDFGFGRRSIWEGGVGLFVVSGTVLLALSLVWLRAFQVKSRFRKYLAVFEFSQACGIQTGTQVRIRGVTVGNVIRVNPSLKSIEAVVEVEDDKTIIPRNSLIEVNQSGLLMETMIDITPRDPIPTPSFGPLDPNCVKEGLIMCDRQKLKGYQGVSLDALVGIFTRLGREVEQIGVANTYALAERAAAVIDEARPLLLKIQAMAEDVQPMLAEVRDSGLLQEVESLTKSLTQASEDLRKAHASIMTPENTELIQKSIYTLVFTLKNIESISSDILGFTGDEATRKNLKAVIKSLSRLL; this is translated from the exons atggTTGCCAATTCTGCAGTAAACATTCCAATTTGCCCCACAATGCTACCTGCAAAATGGGTCTCCCCCAAATCCCAATTCACAGCCCTAACTTACACATTCCCATCAAAACCCCCAAAATTCACTGTCAAATCAGCCTCTCAAGATACAGAAAACAGTCAACAACCTTCTTCATCTTCGTCTTCAGACAGTAGTAATAAGAAGAACCCACTTGCAGTTGTTGTTGATATCCCTCGAACCATCTGGAAACAGACGCTGCGCCCTTTGAGTGATTTCGGGTTCGGTCGCAGGAGCATTTGGGAAGGTGGGGTGGGGTTGTTTGTGGTGTCGGGTACGGTGTTGTTGGCGTTGAGTTTGGTTTGGTTACGGGCGTTTCAGGTGAAGTCTCGGTTCAGAAAGTATCTTGCTGTGTTTGAGTTCTCGCAGGCGTGTGGGATTCAAACGGGTACGCAGGTTCGGATCAGAGGGGTTACTGTTGGTAATGTTATTCGGGTTAATCCGTCTTTGAAAAGTATTGAAGCTGTTGTTGAG GTTGAAGATGACAAGACAATTATACCCAGGAATTCATTGATTGAGGTGAATCAGTCTGGGCTTTTGATGGAGACAATGATTGATATTACGCCTCGAGATCCGATTCCGACACCTTCGTTCGGGCCTTTGGACCCGAACTGTGTTAAAGAAGGTTTGATCATGTGTGACAGACAGAAGTTGAAAGGATACCAGGGTGTGAGTTTGGATGCGTTGGTGGGGATCTTTACGCGTCTTGGAAGAGAAGTGGAACAAATCGGTGTTGCTAACACTTACGCGTTGGCCGAACGGGCTGCAGCTGTTATTGATGAAGCAAGACCATTGCTTTTGAAG ATCCAGGCCATGGCTGAGGATGTTCAACCTATGCTGGCAGAGGTTCGAGACAGCGGTTTACTGCAGGAAGTCGAAAGTTTGACCAAAAGTCTGACTCAAGCATCAGAGGATTTGAG AAAGGCACATGCATCTATTATGACTCCAGAGAACACTGAGTTGATTCAGAAATCCATCTACACCCTTGTATTTACTTTGAAGAATATCGAG AGTATAAGCTCTGATATTCTGGGATTCACTGGAGATGAAGCTACCCGAAAAAATTTGAAGGCGGTCATCAAGTCACTTAGCAGGCTATTATGA
- the LOC110895744 gene encoding peptidyl-prolyl cis-trans isomerase FKBP13, chloroplastic — MATTLLPSLLSPPIKHSSTVSPPAHHHNQTISSNSISNHTLKLNLTRRETLGLGLVLTVFDAVTSPPQLARAESTPPCEFTVADSGLAFCDKLVGYGSQAVKGQLIKAHYVGKLESGKVFDSSYNRGKPLTFRIGVGEVIKGWDQGILGGDGVPPMLAGGKRTLKLPPQLGYGMRGAGCKGGSCIIPPDSVLLFDVEFIGKA; from the exons ATGGCCACCACCCTCCTCCCCTCCCTCCTCTCTCCACCCATCAAACATTCCTCCACCGTCTCGCCACCGGCGCACCACCACAACCAAACCATCAGTTCTAATTCAATCAGCAACCACactttgaaactcaacttgacaaGAAGAGAAACCCTCGGATTGGGTCTGGTTCTAACGGTTTTTGACGCCGTTACATCTCCTCCTCAACTAGCCAGAGCAGAATCAACCCCCCCGTGTGAGTTCACGGTGGCGGATTCAGGACTTGCATTTTGCGATAAACTTGTTGGATATGGATCTCAGGCCGTGAAAGGTCAGCTCATCAAG GCCCATTATGTCGGAAAGCTTGAGAGTGGAAAGGTGTTTGATAGCAGCTACAATCGGGGAAAGCCTCTCACGTTTCGAATCGGTGTCGGTGAGGTGATTAAAGGATGGGATCAAGGTATTCTTGGTGGCGATGGTGTTCCTCCTATGCTTGCTG GAGGAAAACGGACATTAAAGCTTCCTCCACAACTCGGATATGGCATGCGAGGAGCAGGTTGCAAAGGAG GTTCTTGCATCATTCCACCCGATTCAGTTCTCTTGTTTGATGTCGAGTTCATTGGAAAAGCATGA